GCAGGTGTGCTGGTGATCAGGAAGTAAGCATGTTTGTATTACTATTCTGCCCGCAGAGGAGGTGAGAAGTCTCACATAATAGCTTCAGTATGATTTGTGTATTGGTTACAATGCCCAAAGATAAGGCTTTGGGAAAGGCCAGATAACAGAATGCTGCTGTTCCCAAGACTTCTCTGAACACAGGTTGGTCTCCTATCTTAGGATTCCACCCACCTTGCACAACTTGACATGAGATTGTTTTAATACAAATGTGTTTCTGTTTGGACTGCTGTTGATTTGACCAAATGAAATGTGTTTTAACAAGAATACAGCAAACTAAATGATAATGGACAGGTGGAAATACCTACTAGCTCATCTAGTCCATTTCCCAGAGATCAGcacaggattgttccctgcacAGTATGTTTCCAAGTGCTCTAGCCAGTGTAGTTTTAAATGTCTGAAGTAATGGGGCTTCCCCAAGTTTCGTTGAGGGACAGTTCCACAGCCTAATAGATCTTGCTGCTAGGAAGATCCTTTCCGGATACTCAGTTTAAATTTTCTTATTGCCACTGACTGGAGCAGTTGtgatattaaaaaaatcacatggaAATGATTTCCTTTGTGCTAAGGGTATTTCCTAACTGCAAACGAGATTTATAAGAATTCTGGGACTGTAACTGTTGTCTCAGAGAATCAGGCTCTTGTACGGCCCACTGTTTTTGTGGGAGGAGGTGGGCATTGGTCATCTTGGATGGAAACGTATTGGAGGGAAAGATGACATCCTTGGAGAACACTGGCCTGTATCTGTAATGCAGGTGCTCAGATTTCAGAGGTACATGATTTATAGGTACGGATGCCCTGACACTCTTTTAGGAGACATCTTGTTACTCCTGTATATAATCTATATAGATACGTACTCCAGTACCAATAGCTTCATgcatttgttctttgttttttccccagtctAAAAATCATGCCATGAGCATACATGCATTTGACCTTAACTCTGATGGAGTTTGTGAATTGATTACTGGATGGTCCAATGGGAAGGTGAGTTCAAATGGAGAGAAAATGAGTAGCTGTGAATCGAGAGATTGCATTTGGACAAAGCTGTTTAGTTGTACAAGGCTGAACAGAGAAACTATTCAAAAGACTAGACTGAGCTCTGAAGAAATATTACAATGAGCCTCGCTCAGCTTCTGAATCCCCTGTCAAATACTCCATCATTTACAGGAAGAACAGTCCCCtgaatattttcaaaatcaaTCCCTACGGTGTAGTAGGTTGTTTCTGTGGTAGTGGAGATTGCAGAGTTCTTCTGAGGGGCTACTTCCACTTCCAGCTCTGTATATTGAGAACACCCTAGTATCCTTCTCCCATGTTTCCTGGATGTTCTTAAATGACAAATGAAGGAAACGTATTAGATAATAGAGAAGGTAGCGTCAATCTTATTACCGCTCCATAATAAATCCATCATACAttggataatataattaattatgTAAACCCATTATATAAAACTCAATTCCGTTCCCTTTCAACCCAGTTGCTTAGCATTGTCGCTTGCTAGAAATGGCTGATTTAGCTGCCAGGTCTCCCATGGACACCATTTGCCAATGTTTTCTTGTAAATCTACACTCCTTTCACAATGTCTTCTTTCATTATCTCAGGAGAATTTGATTTCATTCGCCTCAGGTTAGCAACCTAGAGCCCCAGGATTCATTGGAACCTTTGATGTGGAGCTGCTAGACTTTATACAACATTGTTGTATAGGAAACCTCAACACACTTATTCCTCCTTTGTCTAGTCTTTCATTTACAGTATCCTCACTGGTCATTGATTTGAAAGACTCCAGCTCCTAGAAAAACATTGCTGTGTCCTGTGCCTTGGAAGAGCAAAGCTACGCAGAACTGAAAAATCCCCCCATGGAATGAtcattaaaggtcatgatatttGTGCATAAAAGTAACACATTTCATCAGACAAAGACTATGAATAAGGCTGGAGACTGTAAATGCTGCCTTAAGGTTACTTATAGTTTGGTCCTGTCATTGCTGCTTCAGTAGTATGTATCACCTTGACAGCACAGGCTTGCAATtcccctctttctttctctttttacgTTGCTCAGAGGAAAGCCTCTCTGAGGAGCGGCTCACTTTTACGTGTGTTTTCTGGATCTGTCATTTCATTGCTAGTTAATTTTTGGAGGTGTTTTCTTTATCTGATCAACGGAGCTGCAAGTTCACCTGCAGTTCCATAAGTGCAGCGGGATTCCTCAGTTAATGTCCCAGAGAGCTGCATAATTTATCCAGTGAGGTTAGCTTTCATTTTCATCCTGTGTCTTGGGAATGTTCTTCTTTTCCAGGTTGACGCACGCAGTGACCGAACTGGGGAGGTCATCTTTAAGGACAACTTTGCTTCCTCAATTGCAGGAGTGGTAGAGGGGGATTATAGAATGGATGGTAACACCCAGTTAATCTGCTGTTCAGTTGATGGTGAAGGTAAGAGCATGAAAATTCCTTTGCAGCATCAGTGTATTAGTTTAAGCTAAGCAGAAATGCCAAGAGCATTACCCACAAAGCATTAATACTAATACATTCTGTTGTTACAATACCTGCTAAATGCCTTTTGAGTTtgcatggtttcagagtagcagccgtgttagtctgtatccgcaaaaagaagaacaggagtacttgtggcaccttagagactaacaaatgtattagagcatgagctttcgtggactgtagtccacgaaagcttatgctctaataaatttgttagtctctaaggtgccacaagtactcctgttcttctttttgagtttGCATGTATTTTTGCCTGTCAAATCTGTCATCGTCCTTTGCAAAATCCAGGGACTAGAAGGGTCAAGCTTTCCAAAAACAAGATTTTGAATACTGCCTCCTGGACGATAAACAATCAAACCTGTTTTCTATATGATGACCAGTGGGCCTACAAAGTTCAGTTGCTTAGCAGAAGTGATCTTCCACTAAGACTGAAGCAGAATATTCTGCTTCATATATGCAGGGATACTTCAAGCCATGCTGCTAAAATTGAATGGcgagggaaaaaataaatatgtgCGGGATCTCTTCAGCTTCTTCAAGATAGATAAAAAAGATCTGAaagaggtttattttttaaaaatatgtatgtttttgcttgttttttaattagcTATTTAGGAAATAACAACCTTGTATTTTATGGAAGACCGTGTGGTTGACTGGAGATCTTGTAAACTTATATCGTCAGATTCTAAGGAAGTGAAACTTAGTTGAGATGGGAGGTATTTTTTATTCAAACTACTTAAATACATTTTCTCAAACTGAATATACAGATAAGCATGGGGGTCAAAGGAAAGGCTCACAGGTGACTGTCTTAACCATCTGAAACCCGCTCAGCAGTAACACGTGAGCCTGGCACAACCTATTTGGAACACAAGTCCAAACATATTAGAGAAAGTAGCACAGCATACCACTCTTTATGCGTACTCCTGAGTGCTTTTACCAGACGTCATCAGGAGAACCCCCTGCTTATGTTTGGGCATGTAAGCCTTTTTTGCTGGGGAGTAAAGAACCAATGAATAGGGCCATATTAATAAGGCAACTCATCTTAAATAAGCCCTATAGGTTAACATCATAGGCCTTGATCCCACTCTTTGAGGCATGGGCTGCTGTCTTGCTTGCATGTATTTAAATATACACAATACATGGCAGTGTGGGAGCCTTTATTTTCATTGCAGCCTCTTGGCACTACTGTAGTACAGATACTAAATGATGATAATCCTGCAATCAGGTGATGTGCGCAGAACCTTACACCCTCACAGGGCTTCGTGCAAGTCATtggggctctgcatgggcacAAGGTCCAGCCATGTTGAGCCAGTTGCAAGATCATGGCCATTGTTCTTCTGTCTTTCAgtgttccctctctctctccctccctccttcatcTGAATTGAATTGTTGACCACAAAGGAaataatggggtgtgtgtgtttctctttctCATTGGGGCGGTGTGCCTTTAAACTCAGAATCACATGgagtttttcagcttccccataCCTTTTTCTTGGCGCTGCACAGTCAGGCAGAACATTCAACAGGAGCGCTGAGGATTTCATCTTCTCTTACAAACAGAACTAACAGAAAGGACAGGGAACAGACCTGTTGTAAAATGAAAGGCCTTTGCAAGCAGTTCTATGGTTCCTAGCTTGCTATACTTGAACTCTCCTGCCTCAGTATCCCCTCCCAGATTCTTGGGTACAGGGACTCCCTCTGGATCCTGCCTGGCTGGACCCAACCCTCCGTTCATCCTGACCGTTATGAAACAAATCTTAGCCCTGAAGCTAAGTCTCCCTGAGCAAAAAATAGGAGCTAGGTTAGGAGGGTTGGCTAGCTCGAATAGATGGAAATGGCGAGTTGTAGTCATACCAAGACAATAACAAGAACACTTGGCCCCTGTAAAATTCCCAGACAGAAGCTTGGTCAGGATGGAGTAATGTTGAGAGTTGCTTGTAAGTAACTTAAACCTCAcctaaactaaactaactataAAATAAACTAAAAGAATTCAGAAAGAGAGATCTACATTGTTCTGTTACTCATTCTGATCAGTGAGAGTCAGCTTTAAGGAGGCAGGAGACACTTTCATGGAAGTCTCCAAATGCACTAGAAGTcatcagtgtccctttaaatgtccAGCCACGTTGTCATGGTAAGTAGAGTGGGCCAtgtcctcaggtggtgtaaatcagcataactccatttacttcagtggagctaccccCATTTATGCCATCTGAGGGGCTGGCCCGATATTATTTCTACAGTCGATCTGTTAGTAGTGATTCATGCTGAAAAAGTGGAAGTCTAGAGATTGCTGCTAAAGACTTGCTTGAAATGCTCTGTGCTTTACGTTTGTGCAGTGCGTGGCTACCTGCCAGGAAGCCAGGAGATGAAAGGAAACTTGATGGATGCCAGTGTGGAACAGGATCTGATTCGGGAGCTTAGTCAAAAGAAACAAAATCTGCTGCTGGAATTACGAAACTATGAGGAAAACTCAAAGGTACTTCTCAAAACAAGATGTAGGGCCTGACTCTGGTCTCTCCCCCAGACCCATAGGCTGTTAGAAGACTTAGAGTGCAGTGACAATGTACAATAGAGACATCGGATGCAACAGGCCTGCTCCTAGCGTGTATTCAGCGCCAGCTCTTCTTACTTTAATACCTAACGTTTTCCCTACTTTTTTACTCTACTGAATACATTGGCTCTGCAGAGCTAGtggagagggagctggattctCTTCTGGCTCAGGCAATTGAATGATTAACTTAAGTTCTGATTGCAGGATCTTTATTGTTGGTAATGCATGGGTGAGAAGAAGAGGGCACAGAGGTGATTGGGTGGGAATCTGACAAACGGCTGTGGTTGGGAACATGGGCAGAGTTCAGTGGATCAGGGCAACCTTGACAAATGGGGGATACGTCGCAAAGGACAGAGTTATGTTGAGCTTTGAGAACAGGCAGAAGGAAGAGTAGATCCATGCTGTAGGTGTAATGGTTAAGGCCTGGATTCAGCAAGTATGTGCTGATGAAGTATGTGCTGATGTCCCCTgggacttaagtatgtgcttaaagtttAGGGTTGTCCCAAGCAACCCCTCTCATGCTTTCCTAAAGAGAATCACAGTTGGCAACAAGGCATTGTAGAAGTCAGATTCAGCCAAGAGAGTTTGAGGAGAAGCCTAATCAAAACATTCTTCACAGATGTTTAAAATGTCTGACGGCTGCTGTAATAAATCCCTTCCCGTGGTGGAGGGCTCGTGGCTGTATCTTCAGAACTGCTTTAATGAAAACCTTGCTCTTGTGATGCTGAGCTGGAAGTGTGTGTTTTGCAGCAGGCTGATCTGAGCGCTCAGGTGAACGAAGCTGACGGGCAGAGGGGAGTGATTCCAGCtaacacccagctgcagacagcCCTGTCCGTGAACCTGGGCTCTGACAGTCAGGCTGCCCACGTAGAGTTGTGTATTTCCACATCTAATGGTGAGAAATAATTTGCAGCTGATGATGATGGTTTCTTGTAACCTCACATGCAAATGTTTTGGTGCATTTAGCCAGTGGTTTGCCTGTCCCCTAGTTGGTCTGTCATTCTCAATTTCTTCTGTCTGGGTGCCTTCCTTTCACAGAGTTTTGAATCAACCAATGTTCCATCCATCTGAATAGGTTCTTCTGTGACCCTCATCACCACGGTATCCAGAAGTCTTGTTAGCTCCTTACGGCCTGTTCCTTCTTCCATGCAATTGATACGTGAAGTGAAGTAAATTGGTCTTGCTGATCCCTGCCGCCTTCCTCATGTCACCTGTAGGAGTGGCTAGAGAATAATGCAGCGTGTGCCAACCTGAGGCTGAACAAACTGCCAAATCTAGGTCTCGGCATGGAGGCTAAATGTCTGTAATCCAATATCTTCTCCCCCACTCTGACAGAAAACCCTCCCCTACTTAATTTTGAAAGTGAAGCAGAGTTATTGCCAGTGGAGAACTATTAATTAATCAACCACTTTCTCCCCTTTCCTAAGACACAATGATCCGAGCCGTGCTGATCTTTGCTGAAGGGATATTTGAAGGCGAGAGCCATGTGGTTCATCCCAGCCTCCAGAACCTCTCGGGTCGCATTCAGGTTCCCCTTACTCCTCCCAAAGATGTCCCTGTGGATTTACACATCAAAGCCTTTGTGGGTTACAGAAGCAGGTGAGGTTTGCAGTATAGTACAGCGTCAAGCCCCATTTCTGACGTCAGCAGCGTTTGGTGTGAAACGGAGCAGTGATGTAGTCTCAGTAGCTTTCTGTGCCCTTGCGTTGTAGAAGGTCTGTGACAAGTACAGTCGTTAATTTCTTCAGACCTAGTTCCTGTGCATTCTGACTCCTATTTAAAAGAGAATTGAAATGCTTCTTTAGAAACACAAATGAgatgcctgatttccagaggtgctaaacacctgcagctcccaatgacttcagctgAAGCCGTGAGTGCTCAGCATGTTTGAAAATGGAGGCTTAATTTGCATCaagggttagatattaggaaaaaccatCTGACTCTAGGGGTCGTTAAATGCTGAGATGGGCTTCCAAGGGACGTTGTGGAATccttgtcattggaggtttttaagagcaggttggacaaacacctgacagggatggtctaggtttacttggtcttgcctcagctgagagggctggacttgacctctcaaggtcccttcctgccctacatttctgtgattgcaTATGGGCTATACTCTGTCAGCTGCTGACTGTCCTCAACTCCTTTTGACTTCAGCACAAGTCCTGGATCCATGTTTGAGCGCAGAATTTGTACAAAtcactataaaaataaaatgcatctgAAGTAACATTTGAGAATCATTTTGTCTTTTCGTTTGCCTGCCAAGACCAGAGTTCAAGGTTCTATTTCCCCTGCTCCAGCTAGTGGTATCTCTACCAAAAGCGTAAGGCATGGTTGGACTAGAGCTTCCTTTACTGTTTCAGGGGCCATCAATCCACTGCAGGAGCAATGCAGAGAACTGAATTCAGGGGGTTCCATTCATCTTTAATGTTACTTATAATAAGTCTTAATTGTATTTGTTAATAAAAAGTCTCCAGTTTTATATCTTCTGTGTATAGTCCTAATGAATGTTATATTCATTGCAGGGATTGTGGTGACAGAATCTGTGATGTAAAGTGAATCATCCTGAATTTGTTAATGAAAGGGTGCAATAGACaaatcactggtctgttggtaaatttctctctctctttttcctttggATTCCTTCCAGCACACAGTTCCATGTCTTTGAACTGACAAGACAGCTACCCCGCTTTTCAATGTATGCTTTGAGCAGCCCCGACTCGGCCACTGAACCTCTAAGCTTTGTTAACTTTACCATCAGCGAGAGGGTACAAAGGGTGAGTTTATGCTCTACAGCTTATTTTCTGGTCCTGAGCACAGTTGCTGCTTTTGTATAAGGTGCAGAGTTTGTAATTAACTTGGGAATCCCTAGAGCAAAGGGAAATAATGTAATTTACTCCACCACTATCAATAAGAGTCTGTGTTTAACAGCTTACAGATTGAGTTCATGCTTCTTCTTTTTAAATGCTGGCGTAGCAGAAACATTCCCAGAGTTTCTATGCATCTGCAGGAAATAGCTGCTTAAGCCCAGAAGTTCTAGTAGTTACTCGTCCCTTCATTGTACTTTATCTAGTAGAACTTGGCCAGCTTGCACTAATGGAAGGGCCACGGAGTGAATGACTGAATTTTGTAAATTAGCAAACGGGGAAAAGTGCAATAAAGTATCTAGATAATCCATCTTACTTCATGGGTTCAATTCAGCTCAAATTCATAATGGATCAGTAAATGTTCTGTAGTGTGTCTTGGAAATATGGTGGGATGGCAGCTCGCTATAGCCTGCGCTGAAAATTGGCCAGTTCTTGGGAGTGGCTTAGTGAGGCTCTCTGGAGCATACGTAACTTTCATTGTATAGAAATTCCTGGGACAAAAATATTTCTAACTTGGTGGTTGATGGCCGATTGATCAGATGTAGTACTCTTCTCTAAGGAAAACTttctggccctgcccctctgagctccatctatcttaggtacttctaTGGCTTCTGTTACGTGAGCGTCTCACAATGTGAAATTCTCAcatcacccctgtgaggtagggcagtgcttttatccccattttacagatggggacctgtggtacagagaggttaagtggcttgcccaaggtcacacaggaagtatgtGACAGAGCAGGAATTTGAACCCTGGCCTTCCAAGTCCTAGCTACTGTCTTAAGCACTGAACAATCCTTCCTCTGTCAATTTCTTCTTGTGTATTCTTTATATTAGTGTAGCGCCTAAGAACCTTGGTCATGGACCcaatgtgctgggtgctgtacagacacagaacaaaaagatggtgccTGCCCCGAAGGGCTTATGTGACTTTCTTACATACTTGATTCTCTTATTCATAATATTATACAAAATCATGCTTTGAACAGCCCAGGTATAACATAGCAAATTGTCCCTATTCCACTAGGTGGGAGAGAGCAAAATTAATCATGAGTCATCCTGTCCTGTCCAGTGGGGATGCTGTGGTCCTAATAAACTCCCAGTTGGGTTCTGTTTTCTAATAGAGACACTTTATTTCACAACCGAGAGTAGGATTGTGCATATGATCACAAGATGCACTGAGCTGTGTGCTCTGCAGCTCTTGTCTAGTGTATCCCATAATTTCCACTAGAGCAAATATATTGCAGACAGTTTCTCCATGGGAAGGATAATGTTATGAATTTATTTTTCTAGGTTGTCATGTGGTTGAACCAGAGCTTTCTGTTACCAGAGGATGCAGAGCTCCAAAGCGCACCTTTTCAAGTCTGTTTCACTTCCCTGCGTGATGCAGGACAGCTGTGCATAAAAATCAAACCCAATGGGGAGGTAATTTTTACTCTTACCGTACTCTATTTAGCTCTAATCTTATCAAAGAGCAGTGGAACTGGGAGGAAGTGCCCACATGGGAAAGTGAACAGGGAGCCAAGGTACAAAGCGGAGGAGGGACCAAGCCATTAATATTTCCACTAGCTTTACGCTATTTCTGTCCCGCTAAGAATGGTTATATTTAGTCCAGGATTGCAGGAGACCGGActatatgacctcttgaggtcacttccagtcctacgattctttGCTCCTCTGATTATTATAGCATCAAAGTGTCTCATGGTTTTATGTGACTGCACAGGCAGATGAAATGCTAGTGTTTTAAGCAGGATATTGTCCTCAATGGTAGTGCCCACTTTCCTATCTGGGAGTAAAATTCCAAGCTCAGCCAGTGATATGGACAATACAGCGTGGTGGCCCTTCAATTATGGTGAAATTCACTCTGGTGCAGAGAGGCAGAACAGAGGCTCTCcaccacttaagccctattttgagggcttaGATGGGATGTAACTAGTGCATGatccttgtgctggccctctgcatagcGATGCATTTCTCCCTTAGGTCCTGATCCAGagtcccctgaagtcagtggaaagattcccatatACTTCAGATCTAGCCCACAGTGCTTAATTCTAGCAAAATGTAGTATCAGCTTAATAGGCCTTCCAATGGAAATCTTGCAGTATTAACTGTTTTGAGCATTAGGTTGAATATGCTGCAAAAGGGGTCCTATTTAATGGTTGTGAAGGGAGAATTTTGAAGAGAGGGGAAATCTGAAACTTACTGTTTTTATACCTGTTAGATTTCTATCAGCACGGATGATATAGATCTAGCCGGTGACATTATCCAGTCAATGGCCTCCTTCTTGGCAATTGAAGACTTGCAGGTGGAAGCAGATTTCCCTGCGTACTTTGAGGAGTTGCGGAAAGTGCTAGTTAAGGTGAGGAGGCACCAAGCATGTCTAAATGGGGGTTGATTTGATGGTGGATGGTGGCTTCAGGATTTGAtgcctttttctctctttctatGTCTAAACTTTCTGTGGCTTTCTGCCATTTAAACCTGCAACCATGGCTTACTGTGCTGTGAATTAGAGAGGGTGATAGCCCCCCTTTTCCAAAATGTCTTGTTATCCAAAACAGGGTCGGGTCCCCTCCTAGCTGTTGATGATTAGGGCAATTCCCTCATTCTGTAAACGggccaggaaattcaaagtccattgaagttgatggtgTGAATCAGGGAGGTCAATAGGCCCTGAAAGTGTCATCTAGCCTTCCTCTTCCTGGGTAAGGATCCAGGTGGAGGGATAGGAAGCTGTTCCCTATTAACTTGGTGCAGTCTCTACCTTTCAAAGCGAAACTCTCCGATTTGCACGGACTTCACAAAGTGCTTGGGTGTCTTTACTCTTAATAGGTGGATGAATTTCATACAGTCCATCAGAAACTCACTGCCGACATGGCGGACCACTCCAACCTTATCCGCAGCATGTTGGTTCGAGCAGAAGATTCACGCCTCATGGGAGACATGTGAGCCGCCATTGCATTTCTGTATAATTCTCTGGCTCTGGTGGCCAGTCATAGCTTTTTGGTAGAGAAGAGCACCTTTAGATAGAAACAGTTGCGTGGATCAAGGCTGCATTAAATCTAGGTGCATATTATTTACACATGATCATTGTGTTCCTGACCTATTCTTTAGGCTGGGAACCAGCAGGCGGATGACTCAGTGCTGGGCGGGCAGTGTGAATCAGCTGTGAGGTAGTGTTGTCAAGCTCTCAGCTGGGCCAGAGGGAGTCCGTTGTGTGAAGAGGAAGGGAGTAGTacctgggcagggtggggaaggaCTCTGAGCAGGAGGTTGAGGAAGAGTTTGTTCCCTGTATTTTCAGGGCATTAATCTTTTGCTCTGAACAGCTCTGTCCTCCTGAAGCTAAGGGCTAATGTCCACATCACAACTGTCTATTGCAAGCAGTCGACGGATCTAATGCAGCTAATGATCAGCAAGACTAACTCTTCTGGGGAAACTAACTCCTTTTCCCAGAGCTTCCAGTCACTAAGAACATACATAagagcagccagactgggtcagaccaaaggtccatctagcccagtatcctgtcttccgacagtggccaatgccaggtgccccagagggaatgaacagaacagggaatcatcaagtgatacatcccgtcgctcattcccagcttctggcaaacagaggctaaggacaccatccctgcccatcctggctaataccccttgatggacctatcctccatgaacttatctagttctttttttaacgctgttagtcttggccttcaacatcctctggaaaggattccacgggttgactgtgcgttgtgtgaaaaaatacttccttttgtttgttttaaacctgctgcctgttaatttaatttggtggcccctagttcttgtgttatgaggagtaagtaacacttccttatttactttttccccaccagtcatgattttatagctctccatcatatccccccttagtcgtctcttttccaagctgaaaagtcccagttttagtaatctctcctcatatggcagccattcca
Above is a genomic segment from Chrysemys picta bellii isolate R12L10 chromosome 14, ASM1138683v2, whole genome shotgun sequence containing:
- the BBS2 gene encoding Bardet-Biedl syndrome 2 protein isoform X4, which gives rise to MLVPVFTLKLNHRILPRMVALGKYDGTHPCLAAATQAGKVFIHNPHARGQHVSANRMMQSSQDSDISLLNINQGVSCLTAGVLNPQLGYDCLLVGTQTNLLAYDVYNNSDLFYREVTDGANAIVLGMLGDISSPLAIIGGNCALQGFDHEGNDLFWTVTGDNVRSLALCDFDGDGKKELLVGSEDFDIRVFKEDEIVAEMSETETITALSPMYGSRFGYALSNGTVGVYDKTARYWRIKSKNHAMSIHAFDLNSDGVCELITGWSNGKVDARSDRTGEVIFKDNFASSIAGVVEGDYRMDGNTQLICCSVDGEVRGYLPGSQEMKGNLMDASVEQDLIRELSQKKQNLLLELRNYEENSKQADLSAQVNEADGQRGVIPANTQLQTALSVNLGSDSQAAHVELCISTSNDTMIRAVLIFAEGIFEGESHVVHPSLQNLSGRIQVPLTPPKDVPVDLHIKAFVGYRSSTQFHVFELTRQLPRFSMYALSSPDSATEPLSFVNFTISERVQRVVMWLNQSFLLPEDAELQSAPFQVCFTSLRDAGQLCIKIKPNGEISISTDDIDLAGDIIQSMASFLAIEDLQVEADFPAYFEELRKVLVKVDEFHTVHQKLTADMADHSNLIRSMLVRAEDSRLMGDMRNMKKRWETQDAGDHCVPGCH
- the BBS2 gene encoding Bardet-Biedl syndrome 2 protein isoform X5, with the protein product MLVPVFTLKLNHRILPRMVALGKYDGTHPCLAAATQAGKVFIHNPHARGQHVSANRMMQSSQDSDISLLNINQGVSCLTAGVLNPQLGYDCLLVGTQTNLLAYDVYNNSDLFYREVTDGANAIVLGMLGDISSPLAIIGGNCALQGFDHEGNDLFWTVTGDNVRSLALCDFDGDGKKELLVGSEDFDIRVFKEDEIVAEMSETETITALSPMYGSRFGYALSNGTVGVYDKTARYWRIKVDARSDRTGEVIFKDNFASSIAGVVEGDYRMDGNTQLICCSVDGEVRGYLPGSQEMKGNLMDASVEQDLIRELSQKKQNLLLELRNYEENSKQADLSAQVNEADGQRGVIPANTQLQTALSVNLGSDSQAAHVELCISTSNDTMIRAVLIFAEGIFEGESHVVHPSLQNLSGRIQVPLTPPKDVPVDLHIKAFVGYRSSTQFHVFELTRQLPRFSMYALSSPDSATEPLSFVNFTISERVQRVVMWLNQSFLLPEDAELQSAPFQVCFTSLRDAGQLCIKIKPNGEISISTDDIDLAGDIIQSMASFLAIEDLQVEADFPAYFEELRKVLVKVDEFHTVHQKLTADMADHSNLIRSMLVRAEDSRLMGDMRNMKKRWETQDAGDHCVPGCH
- the BBS2 gene encoding Bardet-Biedl syndrome 2 protein isoform X2; translation: MLVPVFTLKLNHRILPRMVALGKYDGTHPCLAAATQAGKVFIHNPHARGQHVSANRMMQSSQDSDISLLNINQGVSCLTAGVLNPQLGYDCLLVGTQTNLLAYDVYNNSDLFYREVTDGANAIVLGMLGDISSPLAIIGGNCALQGFDHEGNDLFWTVTGDNVRSLALCDFDGDGKKELLVGSEDFDIRVFKEDEIVAEMSETETITALSPMYGSRFGYALSNGTVGVYDKTARYWRIKVDARSDRTGEVIFKDNFASSIAGVVEGDYRMDGNTQLICCSVDGEVRGYLPGSQEMKGNLMDASVEQDLIRELSQKKQNLLLELRNYEENSKQADLSAQVNEADGQRGVIPANTQLQTALSVNLGSDSQAAHVELCISTSNDTMIRAVLIFAEGIFEGESHVVHPSLQNLSGRIQVPLTPPKDVPVDLHIKAFVGYRSSTQFHVFELTRQLPRFSMYALSSPDSATEPLSFVNFTISERVQRVVMWLNQSFLLPEDAELQSAPFQVCFTSLRDAGQLCIKIKPNGEISISTDDIDLAGDIIQSMASFLAIEDLQVEADFPAYFEELRKVLVKVDEFHTVHQKLTADMADHSNLIRSMLVRAEDSRLMGDMRNMKKRYVELYDLNRDLLNEYKICCTNHTELLNNLKSVNQAIQRAGQLRVGKPKTQVITACRDAIRNNNLNMLFRIMRVGTASS
- the BBS2 gene encoding Bardet-Biedl syndrome 2 protein isoform X3, with product MLVPVFTLKLNHRILPRMVALGKYDGTHPCLAAATQAGKVFIHNPHARGQHVSANRMMQSSQDSDISLLNINQGVSCLTAGVLNPQLGYDCLLVGTQTNLLAYDVYNNSDLFYREVTGDNVRSLALCDFDGDGKKELLVGSEDFDIRVFKEDEIVAEMSETETITALSPMYGSRFGYALSNGTVGVYDKTARYWRIKSKNHAMSIHAFDLNSDGVCELITGWSNGKVDARSDRTGEVIFKDNFASSIAGVVEGDYRMDGNTQLICCSVDGEVRGYLPGSQEMKGNLMDASVEQDLIRELSQKKQNLLLELRNYEENSKQADLSAQVNEADGQRGVIPANTQLQTALSVNLGSDSQAAHVELCISTSNDTMIRAVLIFAEGIFEGESHVVHPSLQNLSGRIQVPLTPPKDVPVDLHIKAFVGYRSSTQFHVFELTRQLPRFSMYALSSPDSATEPLSFVNFTISERVQRVVMWLNQSFLLPEDAELQSAPFQVCFTSLRDAGQLCIKIKPNGEISISTDDIDLAGDIIQSMASFLAIEDLQVEADFPAYFEELRKVLVKVDEFHTVHQKLTADMADHSNLIRSMLVRAEDSRLMGDMRNMKKRYVELYDLNRDLLNEYKICCTNHTELLNNLKSVNQAIQRAGQLRVGKPKTQVITACRDAIRNNNLNMLFRIMRVGTASS
- the BBS2 gene encoding Bardet-Biedl syndrome 2 protein isoform X1, yielding MLVPVFTLKLNHRILPRMVALGKYDGTHPCLAAATQAGKVFIHNPHARGQHVSANRMMQSSQDSDISLLNINQGVSCLTAGVLNPQLGYDCLLVGTQTNLLAYDVYNNSDLFYREVTDGANAIVLGMLGDISSPLAIIGGNCALQGFDHEGNDLFWTVTGDNVRSLALCDFDGDGKKELLVGSEDFDIRVFKEDEIVAEMSETETITALSPMYGSRFGYALSNGTVGVYDKTARYWRIKSKNHAMSIHAFDLNSDGVCELITGWSNGKVDARSDRTGEVIFKDNFASSIAGVVEGDYRMDGNTQLICCSVDGEVRGYLPGSQEMKGNLMDASVEQDLIRELSQKKQNLLLELRNYEENSKQADLSAQVNEADGQRGVIPANTQLQTALSVNLGSDSQAAHVELCISTSNDTMIRAVLIFAEGIFEGESHVVHPSLQNLSGRIQVPLTPPKDVPVDLHIKAFVGYRSSTQFHVFELTRQLPRFSMYALSSPDSATEPLSFVNFTISERVQRVVMWLNQSFLLPEDAELQSAPFQVCFTSLRDAGQLCIKIKPNGEISISTDDIDLAGDIIQSMASFLAIEDLQVEADFPAYFEELRKVLVKVDEFHTVHQKLTADMADHSNLIRSMLVRAEDSRLMGDMRNMKKRYVELYDLNRDLLNEYKICCTNHTELLNNLKSVNQAIQRAGQLRVGKPKTQVITACRDAIRNNNLNMLFRIMRVGTASS